In one window of Candidatus Zymogenaceae bacterium DNA:
- a CDS encoding alpha/beta hydrolase: MSNRVIFDDEAYYFELLRALGHTYSGGADVNECLTTAHRITEGDDESWYEEWSNTAERVLAIAEKSEKGGHPVSAREAYLRASNYFRTAEFFLHADFSDNRAYEAWKMSRECFMRAIPYLSSDVEAVEVPFEGTTLPGYFIRGEGDGKTAPLVIIFTGFDGTAEEVAMDTGFPGAVRGYHCLVMEGPGQGKVIRDQNIPFRPDWETVVSPVVDYALGIPGVDGNRIVLMGISMAGLLAPRACAFEHRIHTCVANSGLFSFYEPVAGEVPERVMKLKHENPKGFETAVKMMTAVNAEARWFVNDGMWKFGAASPTELFVKLEDYTLEGVVDKITCNMLICDGEEEHFFEGQAKKLYDLLECPKEFMVFTVEDMAASHCQSGAEAISAQRIYDWLDDTVMRG; the protein is encoded by the coding sequence ATTTCAAACAGGGTTATATTTGATGACGAAGCGTACTACTTCGAGCTGCTTCGAGCCCTGGGACATACTTACAGCGGCGGTGCGGATGTCAACGAATGTCTGACGACGGCCCACCGGATAACCGAGGGCGACGATGAGAGCTGGTACGAGGAGTGGAGCAACACTGCCGAGCGGGTGCTGGCCATCGCCGAGAAGTCGGAGAAAGGAGGACACCCGGTCAGCGCCCGGGAGGCGTATCTGAGGGCGTCGAACTATTTCCGCACGGCGGAGTTTTTCCTCCACGCAGATTTTTCCGACAACCGGGCGTATGAGGCATGGAAGATGAGCCGGGAGTGTTTTATGAGGGCGATTCCATATCTCTCATCCGACGTGGAAGCGGTGGAGGTTCCATTCGAAGGGACGACGCTTCCCGGTTATTTTATCAGGGGTGAGGGTGACGGAAAGACGGCCCCCCTCGTCATTATATTTACCGGCTTCGACGGCACCGCCGAGGAGGTGGCCATGGACACTGGATTTCCCGGAGCCGTGCGGGGGTATCACTGCCTGGTCATGGAGGGTCCGGGGCAGGGAAAAGTCATTCGAGATCAGAATATCCCGTTTCGTCCCGATTGGGAGACGGTTGTGTCCCCGGTGGTTGACTATGCCCTGGGGATTCCCGGGGTTGACGGGAATCGGATTGTGCTCATGGGCATCAGCATGGCGGGTCTCCTGGCTCCCCGGGCGTGTGCGTTCGAGCACCGCATCCACACCTGCGTGGCCAACAGCGGGCTTTTCAGCTTCTACGAGCCGGTGGCCGGCGAGGTACCCGAACGGGTGATGAAACTGAAGCACGAAAATCCCAAGGGGTTTGAGACCGCCGTGAAGATGATGACCGCGGTCAATGCTGAGGCGAGGTGGTTCGTGAACGACGGCATGTGGAAATTCGGCGCCGCGTCTCCCACGGAGCTGTTCGTCAAGCTGGAAGACTACACCCTTGAGGGAGTGGTGGATAAAATTACATGCAACATGCTCATCTGTGACGGCGAGGAGGAGCATTTCTTTGAGGGACAGGCGAAGAAGCTGTACGATCTCCTTGAGTGTCCAAAGGAGTTCATGGTCTTCACCGTTGAAGATATGGCGGCGTCCCACTGCCAGAGCGGCGCCGAGGCGATCTCCGCACAGCGCATCTACGACTGGCTGGACGACACGGTGATGAGAGGCTGA